AATAAGTGTAGAAAAATAATAAGCAAAAAACATATTggaaaaaatgttaaaaaataaaaatttgtatgatttaagaaaaacaaatatattaagagagaataattatgaaatataaagatttttaattgatagtaaaaaaaattataataaatcatataaaaaaactaaaatatttgcCAACCAGGCCCTGCTAGTATTAGAAGCCTCAATATTTTcattttgtaacaaataaaattcaaaaactcTTAAATGACATCTATCTATTTGCATTGCAACTCAAATTTCAAACCTCAAAACGACGTCACTTCGCTTGTGCGCGGCATTAGAGGGACACGACCCAAACGGCGTTCATGGCAAAGCAGTTGGTAATACTTAGGAGTTTGAATTCCTTAcgtcaaatatatttatttacctTTTCTTCACTCTAATTCCTTTATCCCATTTTTATCTTTAACCAGGTAATTAATTCCATACAATACAATTTTCATTGTCAAACTAATTAATTCTTGTTtggctttttaaaaaataaattgcacccattttgttttatctttttctttgtAGTCTTTAATTTGCTATAGTATTGATCAatcataatgtttaaattttgtGATCATTACATTTTTCAGATactgatttttattttgacacAATCCATTCTGTCTTCAATCATCAAGATGATAGGATCGTTTCTATCAAGAACCCTTATGTACGTAACTACGTaccaattattttcttttacgAATATTAATCAGTTTCCAGTTCTGAGATTAATGtttgttaattttgttatttgacAGAATGATATTTGGGTATGCTTATCCTGCTTACGAATGCTTTAAAGTGGTGGAGAAGACAGACATTGACGTTCAGCAACTCTTGTTTTGGTGTCAATACTGgtataaattaagacatatgTTTGATTAGTTAAAAAAAGTCTACGATTGGtttgtttttagtatattttgttTTACGTTATATCACATTTGATTACGAATGAATGAATCAAACACGGTCTAAAATAATGTATATAGTGCTAATCATAtgcttgtttttcatttttcgtTAGGATTTTAGTTGCGACGCTCACAGTTTGTGAAAGAATATGCGACAACTTAATTTCATGGTAGTATACatctgttttaaattttattttggcattaattttatgttgttcTGTTCTTATATACATGCTCAAGTTTCTGTTTTCTTGTTATATTAGGTTGCCAATGTACAGTGAAGCAAAATTGGCAGTATTTATATATCTCTGGCATCAAAAAACAAGAGTATGTATTACAAGAATATAGATTCTAAATGAAGTATTGTTCGTTACTTTGGTTCGTAATAAGACGGTTTCATTTTCAGGGAACAATTTATGTGTATAATGCGTTTTTCCGCCCGGTGGTGAGGAAACATGAGACTGAAATTGATGATAGCTTGTTGGAGCTAAGAGTTAAGGGTGGGAAGATTGCACTTGTTTATTGGGAAAAGGCTGCAATTTATGGGCAGACAAAGGTTTTTGAAGTTTTGCAGTATGTTTCTTCTCAATCTGCATTATGGCCTCGTTCTGTTCAGGTATGCAAATAGACTTGCCACATTTTTCTCGTTACTTGGTTTCAATTGAGGTTAAAACTCCGTGACTCACTTCAAAGTAAGTAAGTAAATTcgaaacatataaaatatagtTAATCTGGTTTGAAACAAGCTATTGTTACAAAATTCGGTGAATACAGCTAAAACAACCCTGCCTAGCTTAGAATATCATGAACAGAGTTCCGTAGGTTGAACGCCTTTTTCAAGGAAATGTAGAATAACAGGAACATTTAAACTTCAAAGAGATTTACGTCAATTAGTGGAATAAGAGAATAGAAGAAGAAAACACAAACAGTCCGTGACTGAATAAGAGACGGAATGAGACGATTAAAAgagattaaatattattaaacataAAAAGATAACACGCGACCGCCCATCCTGGCCCCTTGGTTCAGCCATCCGCGACATCTAATTGGTCGAATTTAGACCGTTGATTTCAAACGGATTGCATATGGATATATTTGATGGATAATTAGTTGCTTTCACTTGCTTACTTATAGTTGTTCATTTCCATTGGCTTGCAGCAAGAATCAAATGCTACTACAAATGAAAAACCTTTAGTTTGTGATTCAAATGCCCAGAAGGATACCAAGGAAAGGCAGTCCACCACACTTAGCTTACAATCCAAAGCCTCCTCAAGTGTAAAATAAAGCATTGTCATCATGCATTAGGAATGTAGTTCTTTGAGCAAGGTGTAAATTGTAGATACTAAATAGCGGATATTTTTTCTTCTTGCATGCCAATCTCACATAATTTTACAATTCTTATTCATATTGTATTTATATTAGGTCGATGCCAATACGTTGCGCGGCTGAGTTTTAATTGCTCAACTATTTTCtaagaattatttttttgaattcacaatattgatttgtataatgtttggatttttttttataatacggcctataatttattgatatagttaaatttgttaattaaagggttaatggtgaaaaaaaacaaacctttacgatttattgcaatttaaaccaaatcttttaatatttgtaataatagaaaaattgcattttttgttgcaataatagccaaattggtggccaaacttgttgttttcaattaagatattaagctatttttttttatgaatactaATATATTAAAAGTCACAAGAAGTggtaaaaaacttaaaaaacacTCAATATTTTTCACacaaaaagtgcaatttggctattattacaacgaaaaaaatgcaatttggctattatttaaaaagttaaaaggtttggttaaaattgtaacaagtcgtaaaggtttggcttttttgTGCCATTATgccttaattaaaatataaaaactcaaCATATTAAATAGCTTATGAACATTTTAATACATTAAAACTCATCAAATTTTATTACCATATAGCTTTTAAATtcaattagtttaaattataattatttagaatttaaatatatattttatgtcaTTCCTCTGTAAATAGAGTAGCCCTATAtttaaactctttaaatttcaTAACTTCAAAACATCAGTCGATCAAAACACAGAAGTAGGTCAAAACACGAAATTTTTTTGTGTCGTCGATATGGATCCTAGTTAATTAGGGTCACTTATGAGTGCAAGCAAACCCGAAAACATAAAATTAGGGTTAACTTGAAGTTCGGAGGATCCGAAAATCGATTCTTGTTAGGGGAAAGGAAGAACACGGCGCCACTCCACAATGGCGGCGACACAAGACGTCGGTTCATTGTTTGGCTCGAGATTTTATGCAAAACAGCTCAAAAAAATCGAAAGGCGAAGGAAAACATTCTAAAACATACTAGGATTGAAAAATAATGTCTAAAATCGAATTAAACACCCTAAATTCATGTTCCTAAACTGATTTCATGGCAATCaagaaaaaatagctaaaaactcAACAACCATGACAATTATGGCATTCTATGTTATGAGCATACATTTTAAATGCCTGAATTAAATAGTATCATCATGTGATTTAACACATGTAAACAGTCTATATACATGTTTCTAAGACAATCATATTGAGAATTCAAAGGCATTGACAATCATGGAAAAAACAGTTTATATCAAGAACACGGTTTTTAGACAATTTCACAGCAAAATAACCTAACATGCATTCTAATATATCAAATTAGCAGCTCTAAATCATATATGATAAAACGTGATGACATAACAATTTGGATCCTTAGAAGTACCGTTTTGAGTCCTTGTCTCGTTCTCTGGTGATCCAAATGTAGAATTCAGCTTTAGATCAATGTGCAGCACTGTGTTCTTAAATAATTCAAgcattttatcttaatttaatcGACTAGTGTGTGTGAGAGGGGGTTTGGCCAAAACTAGAGTGTGCTTTTCTGGGGTGCTTAATTGCCGACCATTAGATAAGCTGTCTAGAGGCCTATTTATAGTGGTTAGGGGTAATTTAGGAATAGTTAGAGTCTAAGTTATGTTAGGAGTCTGTCAATTAAAGTTAGAGATGTACACggtgaaagtgtgtgaagtgatagaGTTTTAAAATTAGTGTTAGCTTTTACTatcatactccctccgtcccaatagagttgtccattttatctttatcacacagtttaagaaaacacAATTATTAATAT
This window of the Mercurialis annua linkage group LG5, ddMerAnnu1.2, whole genome shotgun sequence genome carries:
- the LOC126683163 gene encoding putative HVA22-like protein g, with amino-acid sequence MIGSFLSRTLIMIFGYAYPAYECFKVVEKTDIDVQQLLFWCQYWILVATLTVCERICDNLISWLPMYSEAKLAVFIYLWHQKTRGTIYVYNAFFRPVVRKHETEIDDSLLELRVKGGKIALVYWEKAAIYGQTKVFEVLQYVSSQSALWPRSVQQESNATTNEKPLVCDSNAQKDTKERQSTTLSLQSKASSSVK